One genomic region from Nocardia vinacea encodes:
- the cobM gene encoding precorrin-4 C(11)-methyltransferase: protein MTVHFIGAGPGAADLLTVRAVELLRSAPVCLYAGTYLDPEVLAHCAPDTELVDTQYLDIDQITEHLVRAHRAGKDVARLCSGDPSIYSALTEQTRRLDAADVPWDITPGVPAYAAAAALLGTELTVPEVVQSVVLTRTQARSTAMPESEALANFARTQATLVLHLAITRIRPLAAELIPAYGADCPTAVVYRASQPDQLVLRGTLTDIVDQVESAGLRQAAVILVGRALTPNLSCTQSHLYDPARDRHSPSQAV, encoded by the coding sequence ATGACCGTGCACTTCATCGGGGCCGGGCCGGGCGCCGCGGACCTGCTGACCGTCCGCGCGGTCGAGCTGCTGCGCAGCGCCCCGGTCTGCCTCTACGCGGGTACCTACCTCGACCCCGAGGTGCTCGCGCACTGTGCCCCCGATACCGAACTGGTCGACACCCAATACCTGGACATCGACCAGATCACCGAGCACCTGGTGCGCGCGCACCGCGCCGGTAAGGATGTCGCGCGCCTCTGCTCGGGCGACCCCTCCATATATTCGGCCCTCACCGAACAAACCCGCCGTCTCGACGCCGCGGACGTGCCGTGGGACATCACCCCCGGCGTCCCCGCCTACGCCGCCGCGGCGGCGCTGCTCGGCACCGAGTTGACCGTCCCCGAAGTCGTCCAATCGGTGGTCCTCACCCGCACCCAGGCTCGTTCTACCGCCATGCCCGAGTCCGAGGCCCTCGCGAACTTCGCCCGGACACAGGCCACGCTGGTGCTGCATCTGGCCATCACCCGAATCCGCCCACTGGCAGCCGAGCTGATCCCGGCTTACGGCGCCGACTGCCCGACCGCCGTGGTCTACCGAGCCAGCCAACCGGACCAACTGGTCCTGCGCGGCACCCTCACCGATATCGTCGACCAGGTCGAATCCGCGGGTCTGCGCCAAGCCGCCGTCATTCTCGTCGGCCGCGCCCTCACCCCGAATCTGTCCTGTACCCAGTCCCATCTCTACGACCCGGCTCGCGACCGACATTCACCTTCGCAAGCAGTGTGA
- a CDS encoding PPOX class F420-dependent oxidoreductase has protein sequence MASLSDPKVRDFLTHAKRTGKVAFVAADGRPVVSPVWFVLEGDELVFNTGKATAKGRAFARDPRIAVVVDLEEAPYSSIQIQGTVTLSEDPDELLRTATEIGGRYMGADRAEEFGKRNGVPGELVVRVHPSKVIAHFDATA, from the coding sequence ATGGCATCACTTTCGGATCCCAAAGTGCGCGACTTTCTGACCCACGCCAAGCGAACCGGAAAGGTGGCATTCGTGGCCGCCGACGGTCGACCGGTGGTCAGCCCGGTGTGGTTTGTTCTGGAGGGGGACGAGCTGGTGTTCAATACCGGCAAGGCCACGGCCAAGGGGAGGGCCTTCGCTCGCGATCCGCGCATTGCGGTGGTGGTCGACCTCGAGGAAGCGCCGTACTCCTCGATTCAGATCCAGGGCACCGTGACCCTGTCCGAGGATCCCGACGAACTCCTGCGCACCGCCACCGAGATCGGCGGCCGCTATATGGGCGCGGACCGGGCCGAGGAATTCGGCAAGCGCAATGGCGTCCCGGGCGAACTGGTGGTCCGGGTGCACCCGTCCAAGGTGATCGCCCACTTCGACGCGACGGCCTAG
- a CDS encoding response regulator transcription factor, with product MIRLLLVDDHAIVRAGLRALLESNDDITVVGDAPTAEAAVAFCTTTPVDLVLMDLSFGPGRSGVDATAELRALAQPPNVLVVTNYDTDADILSAIEAGACGYILKDTPPMELLVAVRSAAAGESVLSPAVASKLMIRVRRADTTLSPREIEVLRLVADGSSNREIAKALFLSETTVKSHLVHIYAKLGVRSRTSAVARAREQGTF from the coding sequence ATGATTCGCCTACTCCTGGTCGACGATCACGCCATCGTGCGCGCGGGCCTGCGCGCACTACTGGAAAGCAATGACGACATCACAGTCGTCGGAGACGCACCGACCGCTGAGGCCGCCGTCGCCTTCTGTACCACCACCCCGGTCGACCTGGTGCTGATGGATCTCAGCTTCGGCCCGGGCCGCTCCGGCGTCGACGCGACGGCCGAATTGCGTGCGCTCGCTCAGCCGCCCAATGTCCTGGTGGTCACCAACTACGACACCGACGCTGACATTCTCAGCGCTATAGAGGCCGGAGCCTGCGGCTACATCCTCAAGGACACCCCACCGATGGAACTGCTCGTGGCGGTGCGCTCGGCGGCCGCGGGGGAGAGCGTGCTGTCGCCTGCGGTGGCATCCAAGCTGATGATCCGCGTGCGCCGCGCCGATACCACCCTGAGTCCGCGCGAAATCGAGGTGCTGCGCCTGGTGGCCGACGGCAGTTCGAACCGGGAGATCGCCAAGGCACTCTTCCTCAGCGAAACCACCGTCAAATCCCACCTCGTGCACATCTACGCCAAGCTTGGCGTTCGCTCCCGCACCTCGGCCGTCGCCCGCGCCCGTGAACAAGGCACCTTCTGA